One window of Perca flavescens isolate YP-PL-M2 chromosome 15, PFLA_1.0, whole genome shotgun sequence genomic DNA carries:
- the srebf1 gene encoding sterol regulatory element-binding protein 1 isoform X2: protein MNGLSFDDPSLDNLDPTLSLNDPSDIDTALLNDIDDMLQLISNQDMEFGGLFDNPPYTVPPPTQELPVLTQSITSPAPPTTTTTPPPSSSSSILSSSPHLDALLGPPITRSSSTPDKAFQPPTFQQSPLAQVPNSTQRQQQQQPASPQQAQSLKQPQVEQPQPILSPSSPAQAASPHGSPAPNPVFSSMPQALFTSPAPQTQTPPQPQPQLQLQTQLQPQSQSQLVQTNYSNHISYTTASVSQPTAILSSSPPNVQPVTIQAQLPGLTTTSPLLATSASPPVQTIAPHIQQVPVLLQPQFIKAESLLLTTLKHDPCMVTTMASSLATTTPVQSTSLQAFMGGGTILTTVPVMVDTDKLPINRIAISGKPVGLPHKGEKRTAHNAIEKRYRSSINDKILELKDLVAGTEAKLNKSAVLKKAIDYIRYLQQTNQKLKQENMAFKMAAQKNKSLKDLVAMEVDGPADVKNELPTPPASDVGSPSSFSHCSSDSESDSPMGEDTKPSVGILDQSAAGGSAGGMLDRSRMALCTFTLLFLSLNPLAALLCSSGSSSVGNPSATATHPAGRSVLGVDIAAESWGWMDWMLPTILVWLFNGILVSGVLIRLLVYGEPVTRPHSGSSVLFWRHRKQADLDLARGDFAQASQNLWTCLKALGRPLPISQLDLACSALWSLLRFCLQRLWVGRWLAARAGGLRSDRPLKEDACKSSRDASLVYHRLHQLHMTGKLNGSHLSAVHMALSAVNLAECAGSCLPVASLAEVYVSAALRVKASMPRILHFTSRVFLSSARQACLSSSGSVPPAMQWLCHPLGHRFFVDGDWAIRSTPKESIYSQASNTVDPLAQVTQAFREHLLEKALYCVAQPHGEKSPSQGEGEYADALEYLQLLISASDAAGATSQSFAIGSNMATVTGCDPHSKWWSSVTVVIINWLQGDDAAAERLYPTVEHLPRSLQNAESLLPKACLNTFRAVRALLSKPENCQLSLSYSDKASALLRDSLNLGPHCHSSSLDKVVQLLLCDLLLVMRTNVWRLQQQGAGPAGSGLVSSSGPPGVHQASPPELQGFQQDLSSLRKLAHSFRPAMRRLFLHEATARLMAGASPTRTHQLLDRSLRRRATPGAKTEECETRPGQREQAEAVMLACRYLPPSFLSAPGQRVGMLADAARTLEKLGDKRTLHDCQQMIIKLGSGTTVTNS, encoded by the exons ATGAACGGCCTGTCTTTTGACGATCCTTCGTTGGATAATCTGGATCCAACACTGTCGCTTAATGACCCCAGCGATATTGACACGGCCCTCTTAAACGACATTGATG ACATGCTACAGCTCATCAGCAACCAGGACATGGAGTTTGGAGGACTGTTTGATAACCCTCCATACACAGTGCCTCCTCCCACCCAAGAGCTTCCTGTTTTGACCCAGTCTATCACCTCACCTGCCCCTCCAACCACCACTACCACACCTCCAccttcatcttcctcttccaTCCTAAGCAGTAGCCCCCACCTGGATGCGCTCCTGGGCCCTCCTATCACCCGTAGTTCCTCCACGCCAGACAAGGCCTTCCAGCCTCCCACCTTCCAGCAGTCCCCCCTGGCCCAGGTGCCCAACTCCACAcagagacagcagcagcagcagccagcctCCCCACAGCAGGCTCAGAGCCTCAAACAGCCCCAGGTGGAGCAGCCCCAACCAATTCTCAGCCCATCCTCCCCCGCCCAGGCAGCTTCACCTCATGGCTCACCAGCACCGAACCCAGTTTTTAGCTCCATGCCCCAGGCCCTCTTCACCTCGCCTGCACCTCAGACTCAGACTCCTCCTCAGCCTCAGCCccagctgcagctgcagacaCAACTTCAGCCCCAGTCTCAGTCACAACTGGTCCAGACCAACTACAGCAACCATATCAGCTACACAA CTGCCAGTGTGAGCCAACCCACAGCCATCTTGTCATCATCACCTCCAAATGTTCAGCCAGTGACCATCCAGGCTCAGCTCCCAGGGCTGACCACCACTTCTCCTCTCCTGGCCACGTCAGCGAGCCCGCCAGTTCAAACCATTGCACCCCACATACAGCAAGTACCT GTGTTGCTTCAACCCCAGTTCATCAAGGCTGAGTCTCTTCTGCTGACCACCCTGAAGCACGACCCCTGCATGGTCACTACTATGGCCTCATCCCTGGCCACCACCACCCCAGTACAGAGCACTTCACTGCAG GCCTTTATGGGTGGTGGCACCATCCTGACCACGGTGCCTGTCATGGTGGACACTGACAAGCTGCCTATCAACCGCATCGCCATCAGCGGTAAGCCGGTGGGCCTGCCACACAAGGGAGAGAAGCGCACAGCCCACAACGCCATCGAGAAGCGCTACCGCTCCTCAATTAATGACAAAATCCTCGAGCTCAAAGATCTGGTGGCTGGTACTGAGGCCAAG CTCAACAAGTCTGCAGTGCTGAAGAAAGCCATCGACTACATCCGTTACCTTCAGCAGACCAACCAGAAACTCAAACAGGAGAACATGGCTTTTAAAATGGCAGCCCAGAAAAACA AGTCTCTCAAGGACCTGGTTGCCATGGAAGTGGATGGGCCGGCTGATGTGAAGAACGAGCTGCCCACCCCGCCAGCCTCTGACGTGGGCTCCCCCAGCTCTTTCTCACACTGTAGCAGTGACTCAGAGTCTGACAGTCCGATGGGGGAGGACACTAAG CCTAGTGTGGGCATATTAGACCAATCGGCAGCAGGAGGCAGTGCTGGCGGCATGTTGGACCGTTCCCGCATGGCTTTGTGCACCTtcaccctcctcttcctctccctcaaCCCTCTGGCTGCCCTGCTCTGCTCATCCGGCAGCAGCTCAGTTGGAAACCCCTCAGCCACTGCCACCCATCCCGCAGGAAGAAGCGTCCTGGGTGTGGATATCGCAG CGGAGTCATGGGGCTGGATGGACTGGATGCTGCCAACTATACTGGTGTGGCTGTTCAATGGTATTCTGGTGTCAGGGGTTCTGATCCGACTGTTGGTGTATGGAGAGCCTGTAACCAGACCTCACTCTGGATCCTCTGTCTTGTTCTGGAGGCACCGCAAGCAGGCTGACCTGGACCTAGCTAGA GGAGATTTTGCCCAGGCCAGTCAGAACCTGTGGACCTGTCTGAAGGCTCTAGGTCGTCCTTTACCTATCTCTCAGTTGGACCTAGCCTGTTCTGCGCTCTGGTCCCTGCTAAGATTCTGCCTCCAGCGCCTTTGGGTGGGCCGCTGGCTGGCTGCCAGGGCTGGGGGGCTGCGATCTGACCGCCCCCTGAAGGAGGACGCCTGCAAAAGCAGCCGTGACGCCTCCCTTGTTTACCACCGCCTGCACCAGCTTCACATGACAG GTAAGCTGAATGGTAGCCATCTGTCAGCAGTGCACATGGCTCTAAGTGCAGTAAACCTGGCAGAGTGTGCTGGCTCCTGTCTGCCTGTAGCCAGTCTGGCGGAGGTCTACGTCTCTGCAGCTCTACGGGTCAAAGCCAGCATGCCAAGGATCCTGCATTTTACCTCT CGTGTGTTCCTGAGCAGTGCCCGTCAGGCGTGCCTGTCGTCCAGTGGCAGTGTGCCTCCAGCTATGCAGTGGCTGTGTCACCCGCTAGGTCACCGCTTCTTTGTGGATGGGGATTGGGCTATTCGCAGCACTCCCAAAGAAAGCATCTACAGCCAGGCTAGCAATACTG TGGATCCTCTGGCCCAGGTGACTCAGGCATTCAGGGAACACCTCCTGGAGAAAGCTCTTTACTGTGTGGCCCAGCCTCATGGAGAGAAAAGCCCCAGTCAGGGAGAGGG GGAGTATGCTGATGCCCTGGAGTACCTCCAGCTGTTGATTAGTGCGTCAGATGCAGCTGGTGCCACCTCCCAGTCCTTTGCTATTGGCTCCAACATGGCCACTGTAACTG GCTGTGACCCCCACTCAAAGTGGTGGTCCTCAGTTACCGTGGTGATCATCAACTGGCTCCAGGGAGATGATGCCGCGGCGGAGAGACTGTATCCGACTGTTGAGCACCTACCCCGCAGTCTGCAGAACGCAGA GAGTCTTCTGCCCAAGGCGTGTCTGAACACATTCAGGGCGGTGCGGGCTCTGCTGTCCAAGCCTGAAAACTGCCAGCTGAGTCTGAGCTACAGCGACAAGGCCAGTGCCCTGCTTCGAGACAGCCTCAACCTAGGACCACACTGTCACAGCTCCAGTTTAGACAAG GTTGTCCAGTTGCTCTTGTGCGATCTCTTGTTGGTGATGAGGACCAATGTGTGgcgcctgcagcagcagggggccGGTCCTGCCGGGTCAGGGTTGGTGAGTAGCAGCGGCCCCCCGGGGGTCCACCAGGCCTCGCCGCCGGAGCTCCAAGGCTTTCAGCAGGATCTCAGCTCCCTACGCAAGCTGGCACACAGCTTCAGGCCTGCAATGCGAAGA TTGTTTCTTCATGAAGCCACTGCCAGGCTGATGGCAGGGGCCAGTCCCACCCGCACACATCAGCTCCTGGATCGCTCGCTGCGACGCAGGGCAACGCCCGGAGCCAAGACAG agGAGTGTGAGACACGGCCAGGCCAGCGGGAGCAGGCAGAGGCTGTGATGCTGGCGTGCCGCtaccttcctccctcctttctgTCGGCCCCCGGCCAAAGGGTGGGCATGCTGGCGGATGCAGCCCGCACCTTGGAGAAGCTGGGAGACAAGAGGACCCTCCACGACTGCCAGCAAATGATCATCAAGCTGGGCAGCGGCACCACCGTAACCAACAGCTAG
- the srebf1 gene encoding sterol regulatory element-binding protein 1 isoform X1 encodes MNGLSFDDPSLDNLDPTLSLNDPSDIDTALLNDIDDMLQLISNQDMEFGGLFDNPPYTVPPPTQELPVLTQSITSPAPPTTTTTPPPSSSSSILSSSPHLDALLGPPITRSSSTPDKAFQPPTFQQSPLAQVPNSTQRQQQQQPASPQQAQSLKQPQVEQPQPILSPSSPAQAASPHGSPAPNPVFSSMPQALFTSPAPQTQTPPQPQPQLQLQTQLQPQSQSQLVQTNYSNHISYTTASVSQPTAILSSSPPNVQPVTIQAQLPGLTTTSPLLATSASPPVQTIAPHIQQVPVLLQPQFIKAESLLLTTLKHDPCMVTTMASSLATTTPVQSTSLQAFMGGGTILTTVPVMVDTDKLPINRIAISGKPVGLPHKGEKRTAHNAIEKRYRSSINDKILELKDLVAGTEAKLNKSAVLKKAIDYIRYLQQTNQKLKQENMAFKMAAQKNKSLKDLVAMEVDGPADVKNELPTPPASDVGSPSSFSHCSSDSESDSPMGEDTKQPSVGILDQSAAGGSAGGMLDRSRMALCTFTLLFLSLNPLAALLCSSGSSSVGNPSATATHPAGRSVLGVDIAAESWGWMDWMLPTILVWLFNGILVSGVLIRLLVYGEPVTRPHSGSSVLFWRHRKQADLDLARGDFAQASQNLWTCLKALGRPLPISQLDLACSALWSLLRFCLQRLWVGRWLAARAGGLRSDRPLKEDACKSSRDASLVYHRLHQLHMTGKLNGSHLSAVHMALSAVNLAECAGSCLPVASLAEVYVSAALRVKASMPRILHFTSRVFLSSARQACLSSSGSVPPAMQWLCHPLGHRFFVDGDWAIRSTPKESIYSQASNTVDPLAQVTQAFREHLLEKALYCVAQPHGEKSPSQGEGEYADALEYLQLLISASDAAGATSQSFAIGSNMATVTGCDPHSKWWSSVTVVIINWLQGDDAAAERLYPTVEHLPRSLQNAESLLPKACLNTFRAVRALLSKPENCQLSLSYSDKASALLRDSLNLGPHCHSSSLDKVVQLLLCDLLLVMRTNVWRLQQQGAGPAGSGLVSSSGPPGVHQASPPELQGFQQDLSSLRKLAHSFRPAMRRLFLHEATARLMAGASPTRTHQLLDRSLRRRATPGAKTEECETRPGQREQAEAVMLACRYLPPSFLSAPGQRVGMLADAARTLEKLGDKRTLHDCQQMIIKLGSGTTVTNS; translated from the exons ATGAACGGCCTGTCTTTTGACGATCCTTCGTTGGATAATCTGGATCCAACACTGTCGCTTAATGACCCCAGCGATATTGACACGGCCCTCTTAAACGACATTGATG ACATGCTACAGCTCATCAGCAACCAGGACATGGAGTTTGGAGGACTGTTTGATAACCCTCCATACACAGTGCCTCCTCCCACCCAAGAGCTTCCTGTTTTGACCCAGTCTATCACCTCACCTGCCCCTCCAACCACCACTACCACACCTCCAccttcatcttcctcttccaTCCTAAGCAGTAGCCCCCACCTGGATGCGCTCCTGGGCCCTCCTATCACCCGTAGTTCCTCCACGCCAGACAAGGCCTTCCAGCCTCCCACCTTCCAGCAGTCCCCCCTGGCCCAGGTGCCCAACTCCACAcagagacagcagcagcagcagccagcctCCCCACAGCAGGCTCAGAGCCTCAAACAGCCCCAGGTGGAGCAGCCCCAACCAATTCTCAGCCCATCCTCCCCCGCCCAGGCAGCTTCACCTCATGGCTCACCAGCACCGAACCCAGTTTTTAGCTCCATGCCCCAGGCCCTCTTCACCTCGCCTGCACCTCAGACTCAGACTCCTCCTCAGCCTCAGCCccagctgcagctgcagacaCAACTTCAGCCCCAGTCTCAGTCACAACTGGTCCAGACCAACTACAGCAACCATATCAGCTACACAA CTGCCAGTGTGAGCCAACCCACAGCCATCTTGTCATCATCACCTCCAAATGTTCAGCCAGTGACCATCCAGGCTCAGCTCCCAGGGCTGACCACCACTTCTCCTCTCCTGGCCACGTCAGCGAGCCCGCCAGTTCAAACCATTGCACCCCACATACAGCAAGTACCT GTGTTGCTTCAACCCCAGTTCATCAAGGCTGAGTCTCTTCTGCTGACCACCCTGAAGCACGACCCCTGCATGGTCACTACTATGGCCTCATCCCTGGCCACCACCACCCCAGTACAGAGCACTTCACTGCAG GCCTTTATGGGTGGTGGCACCATCCTGACCACGGTGCCTGTCATGGTGGACACTGACAAGCTGCCTATCAACCGCATCGCCATCAGCGGTAAGCCGGTGGGCCTGCCACACAAGGGAGAGAAGCGCACAGCCCACAACGCCATCGAGAAGCGCTACCGCTCCTCAATTAATGACAAAATCCTCGAGCTCAAAGATCTGGTGGCTGGTACTGAGGCCAAG CTCAACAAGTCTGCAGTGCTGAAGAAAGCCATCGACTACATCCGTTACCTTCAGCAGACCAACCAGAAACTCAAACAGGAGAACATGGCTTTTAAAATGGCAGCCCAGAAAAACA AGTCTCTCAAGGACCTGGTTGCCATGGAAGTGGATGGGCCGGCTGATGTGAAGAACGAGCTGCCCACCCCGCCAGCCTCTGACGTGGGCTCCCCCAGCTCTTTCTCACACTGTAGCAGTGACTCAGAGTCTGACAGTCCGATGGGGGAGGACACTAAG CAGCCTAGTGTGGGCATATTAGACCAATCGGCAGCAGGAGGCAGTGCTGGCGGCATGTTGGACCGTTCCCGCATGGCTTTGTGCACCTtcaccctcctcttcctctccctcaaCCCTCTGGCTGCCCTGCTCTGCTCATCCGGCAGCAGCTCAGTTGGAAACCCCTCAGCCACTGCCACCCATCCCGCAGGAAGAAGCGTCCTGGGTGTGGATATCGCAG CGGAGTCATGGGGCTGGATGGACTGGATGCTGCCAACTATACTGGTGTGGCTGTTCAATGGTATTCTGGTGTCAGGGGTTCTGATCCGACTGTTGGTGTATGGAGAGCCTGTAACCAGACCTCACTCTGGATCCTCTGTCTTGTTCTGGAGGCACCGCAAGCAGGCTGACCTGGACCTAGCTAGA GGAGATTTTGCCCAGGCCAGTCAGAACCTGTGGACCTGTCTGAAGGCTCTAGGTCGTCCTTTACCTATCTCTCAGTTGGACCTAGCCTGTTCTGCGCTCTGGTCCCTGCTAAGATTCTGCCTCCAGCGCCTTTGGGTGGGCCGCTGGCTGGCTGCCAGGGCTGGGGGGCTGCGATCTGACCGCCCCCTGAAGGAGGACGCCTGCAAAAGCAGCCGTGACGCCTCCCTTGTTTACCACCGCCTGCACCAGCTTCACATGACAG GTAAGCTGAATGGTAGCCATCTGTCAGCAGTGCACATGGCTCTAAGTGCAGTAAACCTGGCAGAGTGTGCTGGCTCCTGTCTGCCTGTAGCCAGTCTGGCGGAGGTCTACGTCTCTGCAGCTCTACGGGTCAAAGCCAGCATGCCAAGGATCCTGCATTTTACCTCT CGTGTGTTCCTGAGCAGTGCCCGTCAGGCGTGCCTGTCGTCCAGTGGCAGTGTGCCTCCAGCTATGCAGTGGCTGTGTCACCCGCTAGGTCACCGCTTCTTTGTGGATGGGGATTGGGCTATTCGCAGCACTCCCAAAGAAAGCATCTACAGCCAGGCTAGCAATACTG TGGATCCTCTGGCCCAGGTGACTCAGGCATTCAGGGAACACCTCCTGGAGAAAGCTCTTTACTGTGTGGCCCAGCCTCATGGAGAGAAAAGCCCCAGTCAGGGAGAGGG GGAGTATGCTGATGCCCTGGAGTACCTCCAGCTGTTGATTAGTGCGTCAGATGCAGCTGGTGCCACCTCCCAGTCCTTTGCTATTGGCTCCAACATGGCCACTGTAACTG GCTGTGACCCCCACTCAAAGTGGTGGTCCTCAGTTACCGTGGTGATCATCAACTGGCTCCAGGGAGATGATGCCGCGGCGGAGAGACTGTATCCGACTGTTGAGCACCTACCCCGCAGTCTGCAGAACGCAGA GAGTCTTCTGCCCAAGGCGTGTCTGAACACATTCAGGGCGGTGCGGGCTCTGCTGTCCAAGCCTGAAAACTGCCAGCTGAGTCTGAGCTACAGCGACAAGGCCAGTGCCCTGCTTCGAGACAGCCTCAACCTAGGACCACACTGTCACAGCTCCAGTTTAGACAAG GTTGTCCAGTTGCTCTTGTGCGATCTCTTGTTGGTGATGAGGACCAATGTGTGgcgcctgcagcagcagggggccGGTCCTGCCGGGTCAGGGTTGGTGAGTAGCAGCGGCCCCCCGGGGGTCCACCAGGCCTCGCCGCCGGAGCTCCAAGGCTTTCAGCAGGATCTCAGCTCCCTACGCAAGCTGGCACACAGCTTCAGGCCTGCAATGCGAAGA TTGTTTCTTCATGAAGCCACTGCCAGGCTGATGGCAGGGGCCAGTCCCACCCGCACACATCAGCTCCTGGATCGCTCGCTGCGACGCAGGGCAACGCCCGGAGCCAAGACAG agGAGTGTGAGACACGGCCAGGCCAGCGGGAGCAGGCAGAGGCTGTGATGCTGGCGTGCCGCtaccttcctccctcctttctgTCGGCCCCCGGCCAAAGGGTGGGCATGCTGGCGGATGCAGCCCGCACCTTGGAGAAGCTGGGAGACAAGAGGACCCTCCACGACTGCCAGCAAATGATCATCAAGCTGGGCAGCGGCACCACCGTAACCAACAGCTAG